From Pleurocapsa sp. PCC 7319:
GTATTGAGATTAAGTCGATTAATATATGTCATAATAAATACTTATAAACTTAAGTGCGTTAATCATTAATTAGCTGTGTTTCAATTTGCGATTGATGCAGTCGGTGTATTTAAACCCGTTTTACTTCAACTGCGTTTTGTTGGTGCCTGTTCCCTGTTAGTTCTTTGCGGTTGGAGTTTGGCTAGTTTTGCTATAGATGCAGTAGCACGAGGGAAAAAAATGCATCAAATACCTTGTACAAAATGTCGTTTTTTTACTGGAGATTACCGTCTCAAATGTACGGTGAATCCAAATATTGCTAACTCAGAACAAGCTATTGATTGTTCTGATTTTCAGCCAAAACATCTCTACGAATAGAGTGTTTCTGAAGTTGGGAGTCGCCTCTTTGGTCAACTGATTTGATATGTCGCCAGTTTTAATGCTTTCAGCTTAGGGGAAATTTTGTCCTAACTCCAGTCAATTTTAGCAGCCTAGTTTTATTTGTCCTGATCGAATAAGTGGATCTAAATTAGTTTAGATATTTCGTTTAATTATTACTGAATCAGTTAAACTCAATTAGCTTCTAATTCGGTTATTTTTGTAATTTAATATTAATATTTTTTCTGCTCCTCTTATCAAATTCTAAAAATTGAGTTAAAATTCGCCCAACGACTTCTCAAAAATATCGGAGTTTACTCAATGTCTGCCCTTCGTCAACCTGATTTTCCTAATGAATACTATGCCTTAAGTCACTCCATTAAGAAGGCAAGCAATCTAAAGCAAGCAGTAGTTGTAAATTCCTCTCCAAGGTCGTCTAAAACATTACATTCTACTACTTTTCCCCAGACAAATAATCTTCCTCGTCACCTACAAGTTTTGTCATTACTACAAAAAGGTTCTTTTGGGTTAGCCTTAGTTTCAATGGCTACAAGTATTAGTCTCTATATATCGACTGTTCAAATTCCCAAACTTTGGAGTCAAGAATATCAAAATCTTGAAAACCTTCAACGTCAAGAGCGACAATTAATAGCAATTAACGAAACTATTAAATATCAGATTGCCCAAGAAGCTGGAAAAAATAGTAACTTGACAGTATCTACACCAGAGTCAGCTTTATTTATTTCTCCAGCCCAAGTAAGTATTAAAACTATGCCTGAGCAAACCAGAAATCAGCAAAAAAGAGTTGAGCTAAAATATAATAATTTAGGATATTAATCTTAATTTATCTAAAAAAATTCTGGAAAAAGTGATTGAAAAATCGAGTATAGTTACTGCATAAAATTATTGGCAATCTAGGTAAAAGTTTTTTTATATAATTAATAATCAAAATAGTAGTTGGCAATCAAGAATTATTGGTTTTTATACTCAATTATTGATAAATTCATTTTATTGCCCGACTACATTAATTGCTTGATTATGACTAAATCTAAGTTTAAACTGCCTCTAAGATTATCCAAAAATTCCAATTCTCAAGTCAGACAAAAAACTAACCATTCATTCTCTCGAATTCATTCTCAAGCATCAAATCAAAATAGGTTATATTCATCCAATCAATATGTATTGCGATTGTTTCTAGTGTGGGGAGTATTGATCACAGGGTCAATTGGTTTAACAGCCAGACTTTACCATCTACAGATTGTCGATCCTGTTATTAAATATGAACAAGCACCCAAGGGGAAAAGATTGACTCAGATCGCCCAAGATCAGCAAACTACACAACTGCGTTTTTATATTCCTCGTCGTCAAATTGTAGACCGTCAACAAAATGTTCTGGCAACCGATCACATAATCTATACCCTTTATGTCCATCCCTACTTATTTAAGAGAAATTCACAATCAGTACCGGCAGAAGAAATTGCCGAAAGCTTAGCAGAGATTCTAGGCGACAAAACTCCTGATGAATTACTAGCGATTTTTAATCAGCAAGATTGGGGAATTCGTTTAGCGGGAAATTTACCAGAATCTGTCAAGGAAAAAATTCTCGCTCTACAAATTGATGGTTTAGATTTAAGACAAAACTATTCTCGTTTTTATCCTCATCAGGAAATGGCAGCCGAAGTTACAGGTTATGTTAATCAAGATAGCAGCCGTGCTCCCCAAGCTGGTGTGGAGTATACTCAAAACAAATTATTAGAACGTCAGCCGATTAGCTGGAAAATGAGACGTAGCTTTAGCAACAACGAAGCTATATTTCATCCAGGAGATTTAGAGCGATCGCAACAGATGTTTAATTTCGACGATCTGCGACTACAGTTAACCATCGATCTCCGTTTGCAACAAATAGCCCGCAATGCCTTAAACCAGCAGATGAAGAAATACAAGGCAAAACGGGGTACAGTAATTGTCATGGATGTGAGAGATGGTGCCATTTCAGCATTGGTATCCGAACCAACTTACGATCCCAACGCCTACTATAAATACGACATTGGACTATTTAAAAACTGGGCAATTACCGATCTCTATGAACCAGGCTCGACCTTTAAACCAATAAATATTGCTCTTGCCCTAGACGCTGGGGTTATTTCTCCCCAAGATACTTTTGACGATACGGGAAAAATTCAAATCAAGGACGCTCTAATACGCAACCACGACTACGATAAAAAAGGTGCGCGAGGCAAAGTAACCCTGCCAGAAATTCTTCAGTATTCCAGTAATGTGGGCATGATCAAGGTGATGCAACGGATGAAACCGATTGATTACTATCAAGATTTACAGGAATTGGGAATTGAGGACGAAGTGGAATTTGATATTCCTGGATACACTACTGGAAGATTAAAGAATGAGGTAGAATTTACTGTTAGAGAAATTGAACCCGCTACCACCGCTTTTGGTCAGGGTTTTTCTCTAACTCCTTTAAAATTAATTCAAATTCATGCAGCATTGGCTAACGAAGGTAAGTTAATCACCCCCCATGTAGTTAGGGGTTTATCAGACTATGAAGGCTATTTACACTACTCTCTGCCACCCACTAGTAAGCAAGTTTTCTCGCCTGAAACTGCCCGTACTGTTCTCAAAATGATGGAAAAAGTGGTGGAAGATGGGAGCGGTTATGCAGCCAAAATTCCTGGTTACAGGATCGCGGGAAAAACAGGAACTTCACAAAAAGCGATCAATAAAGGAGGGTACGATGAAACAGCTAAGATTACTAGTTTTGTCGGCTTGTTCCCTGTCGAAGCACCTCGTTATGCTGTGTTAGCAGTAGTAGATGAACCCCAAGGAATGCATACCTATGGCTCTACTGTTGCCGCACCAATAGTCGGCTCAGTGATTCAAGGAATTATTAATATCGAAGGAATACCACCGAACAAAGAGGCATCGTCGGCAAACTCCGAAGAATCAACTCAGGGTAATCAATAATTTCAATTAACCATTAAGTCGTTCTAATGTCGCTTTACATCATCCTGGGAAAGAGTTAAAACCACTATTGTAATACTTAAGTTTGGAGTTAAAAATACTCGCTATTTTCTTCGGAAACGTCGAGTGAGCGCGAGAAGCTACCCAACGAAGTTTGGAGTTATTTTTTTAGGAAAATAATCAGAAATTCAGATGTCTAAAAACTGATAAATTCTACTCAATTTCTGAGTTTTTAGCTTTGTCGAACTCACTTTGTTGTTAAATCGTCAAAATCAAATAAGTTAAGTGGTAATTGCAATACCCAATGCAGAATAATTCTTTGCTTGATAATCTTAGTCAGAAGATAGATGAAATCGTTATTGGTCAGTCAGATCTGGTAAAACAGCTATTAGTAGCATTGCTCACTGGTGGTCATGTCATTATTCAGGGGGTACCAGGAACAGGAAAAACTTTATTAGTGAAGGTTTTATCTCGGCTGATCTCAGCGGATTTTCGCCGTATACAGTTAACCCCCGATATCCTTCCCTCAGATATCTTAGGAACCAATATTTTTGACCTCAACAGTCGTGAATTTATCCTTAAAAAAGGACCTGTTTTTACAGAAATCCTGCTAGCTGACGAAATTAATCGCACCCCCCCTAAAACTCAAGCAGCGTTACTCGAATCTATGGAGGAACAACAGATCACCCTCGACGGGGAAACTATGCTTTTACCTCCTTTGTTTTGGGTCGTTGCTACCCAGAACTCTCTAGAGTTTGAAGGTACATATCCCCTACCTGAAGCACAACTCGATCGCTTTTTGTTTCAGCTATTAGTAGATTATCCAACCAAGGATGCCGAAAAGAAAATGCTGCTCAATGCCCAGTCAGGATTCAAGGCGAAAAAACTAGATCTAGATTTGATTAAAGCGATCGCCACTGTAGATGATATTTTGGCATTGAGACAACAGGCGCAAACTATTCAGGTAGCAGATAACATTCTGGATTATGTACTTAATTTAGTTGAACGTACCCGCCAGCATCCCGATTTGTTTTTAGGAGCATCACCACGAGCTGCTGTAGCTTGGCTAAATGCCACTAAAGCAAATGCTTGTTTGTCAGGGAGAGATTTTGTCACCCCCGATGATGTTAAAGAAATAGCTAAACCTCTATTACGTCATCGACTAATACTTAAACCTGAGGCACAACTTGATAATGTCAAAATAGACGAAGTGATTGAGTCATTGCTGAAGCAGATATCAGTTCCCAGATAAAGGGCTTTGCCTGTTAGTTATTAGTTATTAGTTATTAGCTACTAGCTATTAGCTCCAATATCCTTTAAAAGTTATGGATTATATTCACGGTTATTCCCATCAAGAACAAGAAAGATTACTTCAACAGGCGGAATACTTGAGAGAAAAGTTAATCTTGAAGGATCTTGATTACCAAGCAGGAGAAAGTTTATTAGAGATTGGCTGTGGGGCGGGAGCGGTATTAGGCATTTTAGGACAAGCTTTTCCTAGTTTAAAGCTGGCGGGCATTGATTTAGAAGAGAAGCAAATAGAATATGCGACTAACCATTTAAAAACTCTCAATTTCGCAAATGTCGATCTACGAATAGGTGATGCCGCAAATTTACCTTGGCAAGACAACCAGTTTAATTACGTTTATGCAATTTGGTTTATGGAACATCTCAATAATCCTCAGCAAGTATTAGCAGAGGCAAAAAGAGTTCTTCGACCAGGAGGAACAATTACTCTAACGGAAACTGATTACCGTACAATCTTGATTTCACCAGAATCTGCCGATTATCGCTATCTTATGGATACTCTCTGTGAATTATTACTACAAGCTCAGGGAAACCCCTATATCGGGCAATCTTTGGGAACGTTGCTGAATCAGACTGGGTTTAATGAGATAAGTAATCAACCAATTTCTTTCCATTATGCTAACAGTTTAAATAGCCAAGAATTACAAGACTTTATTGAATATGTAGACTCTTGGTTAGCACCAACGATCAATTTGGCGATCGCCAGATTGGGCAAAGATCCTCAAAGGCTTAACGCTGGCTTGAACTGGTTTCGGAGCATTCCTGAGCGTGACAATGGCGCAGTTTCAGTTACTATCTATCGTGCTATTGCCACTGGTTAATATCGCAGTACGTTATTGGTTAGGACAACTTTAATTAACTGCTCGAAAGTAATCAGTAATCAGTAATCAGTAATCAGTAATCAGTTTTCTAATATAAGTCAGTATCGCTATATTTTTTCCATCCTTTCCATTATCCCTTATCTTTCTACATCATGATTCCATCCCGAAGATGTTACGTTCTTTTAGCCATAGGTGGTTTGGGTGCTGCGCTTTTAGATATCCTGATTGATCGTCAGGTAAGTCTCAATTTTTTGCGAATTTATGATTTTACCCTGTTAGTTGGAACTATTGTGGATGCATCTCAGGTTAAAGAAAGTGCTATTGAAGTAACACGCCAGAAAATAGAACGCATCTCCGTAGGTCGGGAGAACCTGATTGAATTAAAGATTAAATCAGGTAAGGCAAGGGCGATCGCTCTTATTCGTGATTCTTTTCCTCAGCAGTTTGCAGTTAATATCGATTCCTTAGAAGTGAATTTACCTCCTAACAGCTCTAAAGAATTAACTTACACGATAAATCCTGATAGTCGTGGAGAATATCAATGGGGTGATATCCAAGTACGTCAGTTAGGTAAGTTTGGTTTGGCTTGGCGAGATTGGAAAATCCCAGCTAGCCAAAAAGTAACAATCTATCCCGATTTGATTAGCTTAAAGGAACTTTCGATTCGTTTAACCCTGGAAAATGCTGGTGCCATGCGTCAGGCGAGAAGATTAGGTAACGGTACAGAATTTGCTGAATTGCGAGAATATCGAACAGGAGAAGATATCCGTTTGATTGATTGGAAAGCTACGGCTCGCCGCGATCGCCCTGTTGTCAGGGTATTGGAACCAGAACAGGAACAAACTTTGTTGATCTTGCTAGACCGAGGACGTTTGATGACGGCAAGAGTTAGTGGGTTAAAACGATTTGATTGGGGTTTAAACGCCACTTTATCTCTGGCATTGGCGGGATTGAGTCGTGGAGATAAAGTTGGCGTAGCAGTATTCGATCGCGATGTTACCACCTGGATATCTCCAGAAAGAGGCAATCATCACCTATCAAAATTAGTTGATCGCCTAACACCAATCCAGCCCATATTATTAGAACCAGACTACCTCGGAGCAGTAACCAAAGTAATTACGCAACAAACTCGTCGCGCTTTAGTAATGGTAATCACAGATATCGTAGACGCGACTGCCTCTAGTGAGTTACTAGGTGCGATGATCCGTCTAACACCACGTTATCTTCCCTTCTGCGTCACCCTGCGCGATCCTCTGGTAGATCGGATTGCCCATTCCCCGACGGATAATACCAGAGATACTTATTCTCGTGCAGTGGCATTAGATTTACTCGCCCAACGTCAGGTAGCCTTTGCCCAATTAAGACAACGAGGTGTTTTAGTACTGGATGCTCCCTGCGATCGCATTAGCGAAGAATTAGTTGATCGCTATCTGCAACTAAAAGCTCGTAATTTATTATAAAGGAGCTTTGCTCCTAGCTATCAGCTTTAGAGGATAATTTTAATTATAATCAACATTATTTTTTAGCTAATAAAGCTGCGACAACATCAACTAATTCTTGTGGTTGAACTGGTTTACCGAGATAGTCTGTAGCTCCTAATCGTTTAGCTTCTTGTTTATGGCGATCGCCTGTGCGAGAAGTTGCCATAACTATGGGTGTATTTTTAAATGCAGGTTTGACTCTAACTTGCTCTAGCAGCTCAAAACCATTAAGTCTAGGCATTTCAATATCAGAAACAATGAGATCGATTCTACCCTTATATTGATCGATCTGCTCTAAAGCTTCTTGTCCATCACGACAAACAATAACCTGATAGCCTGAAGCAATTAGGATTTTTTCGAGCATTCTTCTGGTGGCAACAGAATCTTCAGCGATGAGAACGGTAGAAGTGCCGCTAACAATAGTAACGGCAGAATCTTTAGCTGATACTTCTGCAACAGCATCCTGTTCTAGACCTTGAGGAAGAATTACAGGAATTACCTCCCCTGTACCCAAGACAGTACAGCCTGCTATATAAGGTGGAACGGGAATAGTTTCATCAAATGGCTTAATAATTAACTTTTCTTCTTTTACTATGTCATCAACTAAAATTACTAAAGGTTCAAAAGCAGTTTTCAGCACCATAGCAACTTTACCTTGACTCAATTTAAGAGTTTTTCTCGGACAAGGAAATAAACTGGATACGGAAGCAAGGGCAATTACCTGACCCTGCCAATTAAGATGCTGTTTGTGTTTATCGGTAAAATCTAATTCTCGTTCAGGTAACATTTCCAGGATGCTAGTGTGAGGAAAAGCCACCAGGCGATCGTGCAACTGAACCAATAACAATGATTGTAAACTGAGGTTTAAAGGTAGGTTGATCGTAAAGATTGAACCAAGACCAGCATCAGTTTGTACCCGTAGTTGTCCTTTTAATTGTCTAATTAAGTTGAGAACAATATCTAGTCCCATTCCTCGACCTGAGATGTCACTAACTTGGGCTGCGGTAGAAAAATCAGGCTCAAAAATCCAGTTGAGAATTGTCTCGGGCTTAAAATCCTTAATTGATTTGTTAGCAGGGCAAATTCCTCTTTGCACTGCTCGATTGTAAACTTTTTCAATGTTTATCCCCGAACCATCATCTTGAATCGTAATAACTAGCTGATTGTTTTGGAGTTTTGCAGTTAACAAAATAGTCGCTGTTTCCGATTTACCAGCCGCAATCCGGTCATATTTCGCTTCGATTCCATGATCGAAAGCATTATTAAGTAGATGAGTTAGAGGAGTTTGGAGTTGTTCGAGTAATATTTGATCGACTAGGGTATTTTTGCCCTCAATCTCTAAGTTGACTGGTTTATCAAAACGCTGGCTTAAACCTTTAATTTGGGGGACAAATCGTTTAGCTAACGTATCAAAAGTAACTAATCGGGAGTCAGTAATCTTAGAATATAAGGTATCGAGATTTTTTTGATTTAGTTCTAGATCATCGACTAACTCTCGCTCAACAAAATCTATGTCGGTGCGGGTTTCTTGAATTTGTAACATCAATTCTTGGAAAGATTGCAGACTGGTATGCAAGTCGGTGTAACGATCCATTTCCAAAGTATCAAAACTATCGTTAGATAAGACACGATCATCACCAGTGGTATTAGCTGCTGTATCTCCTGGTTGAGACATATCTGTAGACCGGACAGCTAGTTGATCGTATAAATTTTGGATCTGCTCGCGAATAGGTTCAAATTGGCGAGTTAAAGAACGTAGACGATGATTAGCTTGATTTAATATTTGTTGTTGGCGACTTATACGAGATTGACTTAAGATTAGCTCTTCTACATTATTAGTCATTTCCTCTAGTCTTTTGAGAGGAATTTTTAACTGATTAACAGCTGGTTTTTTGGATTTTTCGGCTACTGTAGCTATTATTTTAGATTCCGATTTGGATACCACAGGAGGAGCAAACATAACTGTTGATAGCTCTTCTCCCTCATCATCATCAGGAAAATCGAAAAATCCTTCGACATCTTCTACTTCCCCTAATTCCTCATACTCGTTATCTAGCTCACTGATAGCAAAAGCCTCAGAATCTGAAGCATCTTCTAAATTAGTATCTTCTAAATTGATATTCTCTGATTGGAGATTTTCCAAATAAAGGTTGCGGCGCTGACGAATTTCCTGAACTAATTCCTGACTTACTAACAAAGCTTCTATAGGATCGGCTTCAGTTAAAATAGTTTCAATTGGAGCTACTGCTTCTGCTAGCCAGGGTAACTCCAAGGTTTCACCCATAAAAGTACATTCATCGGCAAAGCCAGTTAAAGCTTCAGTGATCACTTCTTCTGGGGTGTCTAAAGCCAAATCAGCGATCGCCTGCAAAATAGCCTCTAAATCTTCGTTTAAAGTATTAACAACTAAAACATTAATTCCTTCCGGTTGACCTTCCTGTTCTTCTTCGGATTCATCCGAGGCTAGGTGACTGAGATAGTTTTGAATCTCATCACGGAGATGATGAATAATTTCCTTAGTTAATAGTAATACCTCTACTGTCTCAGAATTTTCTAAAGCCTCAGTAATAGGCTCCATAGCTTCACCTAACCAAGGTAAATCGAGAGTTTCTGCCATAAAAATACATTCATCGGCAAAATCCGCTAACAAAGGTTGAATTACCTCATCTGGGGCATCTAACTCTAATTCTTCAATGACAATAAAGCTATTTTCTAGCTCTACTGTTAGAGTGTTCCAGACTAAATGATTGTTTTGGCTAGTGCCGCCATCATCATCGGTTGTAGAACACTCTTCAGTTTCTGAACTAGTTCCAACCAAAGCTTCTAAAGCAGTAATTAATTCTGGATTGGCGATCGCATCATCCACAGTACGAGCCTGACTTAAAACAAATCCTACTTCATCAATTCCTTTTTCAATCAAAGCCCAGGCTAATTCTCGTTCAGCAATTTGTTCTCCCTGAATACCCACCAGCACATCTTCAAGCCGATGAGCCAGATGTTGCAGACTAGTTAGAGATGCTAAACCTGCCCCACCCTTAAGAGAATGGGCTGCTCGCAATAAGGCTGTAAAATCAGGACTGTCAGGATCTTTGATGCCCTCTTCTAGCATTTGAAGATACTCTGGGGCATCTTCGTCTAAAAAGCATTGACGTGCTTCAGCGGTAATAGCAGCGAGAATTTCAGGATCTAACTGGGAACTCATTTTGGATAAGACTGTGTCTTGGTAATAGTTAGTTAGCTAGTAGTTCAAGGAGAAAAAAATAAATCATAGATCTTACCGATCATTCAGTTAAAGTTCTTAAACTATTGCTGAAGTTTAAATTGTGATACTGATGACTGGAGGTTTTCGGCTTCACTTACCAGAGTACGTAGAGATTGGACTACGTTTTGTGCTTCAGTGGAGTTGGTTTTAGCAATGGTCGCAATCCCATTGATTTTTTCGTTTACTTCTTTAGAAGTATTTGTTTGATCGCTGGTATTTTCGGAGATATATTTCAGATATTCATCAATCTGTTTACTGGTTTCGGCTAAACTCCGCAGGTTAATTTTGGTCATGCGTACCAGTTCACTACCATTAACTACATCAGCTGTACTGATTTCCATTCCTTGTAATACCGAGGTGGTATCTTGGCGAATTTTTGTTACTAACTGTTGAATGTCTTTCGTTGCTTCTGTAATCCGATCCGCCAGACGACGAACCTCTTCGGCAACGATTCTAAAACCTTCCCCATGTTCTCCTGCACGAGCAGCCTCTACAGAAGCGTTAAACGCCAATAGGTTGGTTTTTTCAGAGATACCGGAAATAATTTCCACAATTTGAGCAATTTCTTGCGAAGATTCCGCTAATTGTTTGACTTTTTTGGATGTGCTAGCAACAGTAGTCCGAATTTTTTCCATGCTGTTAACCGTCTCTTCCATAGCCAAATCACCTTCTTTGGCTTGAATTGAACCTTGGCGGGCAATTTGGGCAGCTTCTTGAGCGTAGTTAGCAACCGTTGCTATGGACTTATTAATGTCATCAATATTGCTTAAGGTCTGATTAATTTCTTCCGCCTGACTTAAAGCCGATTCCGAAAGTTGACTTACCGAATTTTCTCCTGCGAAAGACAGTTGACCTACTTCAGTAGAAACAACTTGTACCTCCTGTAATAATCCCTGTAATTTATTCATAGTGGCGTTAAAGGCATCGGCAATTGAGCCCACCGCACCATCAGTCATCGCAGCTCTAACAGTTAAGTCTCCTTGTTTAGCATCTTCAACGTCTAAGAGTAGGTTCATTACACCTTGTTGTAAGGTCTCTTTTTCTTTTTGTTGACGTTGAGCTTCTGCCTCTTGAGTCAGGAGTAGGCCTTGAATTTGTTCTGCCATGTTGTTGATGCTAGAACCCAAATCGGCTAATTCATCTTGTCCTAAAATGGGTATATGAATGTCGAACTTTCCACTTCCTAATCTTTTGATAGCGCCAGTAGCTTGCACAATTGGTTGAATTAACTTGTCTACTAATATAGAAACAATTCCCGCGACTAAAATTGTTGACACAGCACTAACTAGAGCTAAAGTTAACACTAATTTTTGTTGTACCTGGGATTTTTTTACCTCTAATATTTCCTGGGTGAGTGCCTTGTTGGCAACATAATATGTTGTTGAGCCAACTATTGTAATGGGAATAATAGTTAAGGCGATCGCTATAAGAGTGACTTTAAATTTTAGACTAGGATGCTCCACCAATAAACCCTGAGAAATAGGTTTAGGTTCGGTGATCTGAGGGGGGGCAGAGATGGGAGTAGGCTCAGATTGATTTAAATTGGCAAGAGCTTCTTTGGCGACATTACCGTAATTACCATCTGGATCTACTTGGATAATTTCTTGGTAAAGAGCGATCGCTTGTTCAACTTCTCCAGCGCTTTCTAAGGCGTTTGCCTGGACGATTTTATTGACGATATCACCTGTGTTATCAGACATAAAATTTTTCCTAATAATTCAATATAGGCAATTTAATTTAGACAGATACCAGAGTTGATTTCTGATGTAGTAGCTGTAGTAAATTAGCAGAGTTTAAAATATAAGTACTTCTAGTTTCTATTTCGACAAAGGCAGTACAACAATCTCGTAACCCAGACGGCGCGGTATCCGTTAGCTGTTGCAGATGATTAGTTTCTGGAGATATAATTCCCACCAGTTTTGGCGTCACTAATCCTATCTGTCTTTGGCTTTCCCCTAGCTGATGTTTTAAGATTACGGCAGTCAGCTTTTTGCTCAGGGGCGAGCGCTTGTGTACCAGATTAAAGAAGCGATCGCTATCTAAAACCCAGAGCAGAGAACCTTTATAGTTAACTACCCCGTACCAGAAATCAGCTACTCCTGGAACCGTGCAGATATGATTAGTTTCAAATTGAACTACTGTTCCCATATCCGATAGAGGTATTCCCAAGTTTATTTCTGGCGATAGTTCAACGCTAAAATATTCTGAAACCATAAAAATAAAGTAAATTTGAATTTACTAATTGAGAAGAAAGACATAAGATAAATAGCCTTTTAATTTCTAGTCTCTAATTATTGAACTTTTATTTAGTTAGCAAATTGAATAACCTTATCTACTAAATTTTGGGGTGCATAAGGTTTGGTAATGTATGCATTACCCCCCTGACGCATGGCCCAAAAACGATCAAATTCTTCAGCTTTGGAACTACAGAATAAAATGGGAATATCTTTCCAGGAGCTATGCTCACGAATCTTACGACAAAGATCTAAACCACTTTCCCCTGGCATAACAATATCTAACAAAATTAAATTAGGTGTTGGATTGGTGTTAAGCCACTCCCAAGCCGATTCTGCATTTTCAGTGACAGCAACATTAAAACCAGCATGAGACAGTAAAGCAGAACTCATTTGCCTTTCAGCATGAGTATCTTCAACAATCAATATTGTTTTCATAATAATTAATTACTTCTTTTGGTGATGTATCTTAAAAGCAAATAATTTTGGTTAATACTATAATTCCCAAAAATTTAGTCTAAGTATCATTAATTTATTAGAAACCATCGATACTAATGGGCATTTACGACCAATGTTTCT
This genomic window contains:
- a CDS encoding chemotaxis protein CheW; its protein translation is MVSEYFSVELSPEINLGIPLSDMGTVVQFETNHICTVPGVADFWYGVVNYKGSLLWVLDSDRFFNLVHKRSPLSKKLTAVILKHQLGESQRQIGLVTPKLVGIISPETNHLQQLTDTAPSGLRDCCTAFVEIETRSTYILNSANLLQLLHQKSTLVSV
- a CDS encoding response regulator transcription factor — encoded protein: MKTILIVEDTHAERQMSSALLSHAGFNVAVTENAESAWEWLNTNPTPNLILLDIVMPGESGLDLCRKIREHSSWKDIPILFCSSKAEEFDRFWAMRQGGNAYITKPYAPQNLVDKVIQFAN
- a CDS encoding HAMP domain-containing methyl-accepting chemotaxis protein, yielding MSDNTGDIVNKIVQANALESAGEVEQAIALYQEIIQVDPDGNYGNVAKEALANLNQSEPTPISAPPQITEPKPISQGLLVEHPSLKFKVTLIAIALTIIPITIVGSTTYYVANKALTQEILEVKKSQVQQKLVLTLALVSAVSTILVAGIVSILVDKLIQPIVQATGAIKRLGSGKFDIHIPILGQDELADLGSSINNMAEQIQGLLLTQEAEAQRQQKEKETLQQGVMNLLLDVEDAKQGDLTVRAAMTDGAVGSIADAFNATMNKLQGLLQEVQVVSTEVGQLSFAGENSVSQLSESALSQAEEINQTLSNIDDINKSIATVANYAQEAAQIARQGSIQAKEGDLAMEETVNSMEKIRTTVASTSKKVKQLAESSQEIAQIVEIISGISEKTNLLAFNASVEAARAGEHGEGFRIVAEEVRRLADRITEATKDIQQLVTKIRQDTTSVLQGMEISTADVVNGSELVRMTKINLRSLAETSKQIDEYLKYISENTSDQTNTSKEVNEKINGIATIAKTNSTEAQNVVQSLRTLVSEAENLQSSVSQFKLQQ